One window of the Archangium primigenium genome contains the following:
- a CDS encoding HNH endonuclease — protein sequence MVAHDYQQWCTQRGRGADCLSLLSMDLHLDEDERTDMALMLAFENLWPGVEAAVKASIDPDQLRAAIFTSLSLYLGLLLLPEPTSKLIAVSMTGVLLAYLGADTLVSLVEGYRQLKADALRARSFSELRAAGEHYGQIIGVRVGQVLVMVATAAIGWGSQMTMKGPGLPGFGYAAQWLKSETGLNLARVTSELSTVLVARPGITLTLTAPVAYMATRGVHGDADSQSGEMNARPGRPTRTEEWRKPRLTEDGYVLPYKGTRSPPDPIVNLGRNRAGKTLTNGKDTVRFDEDGFAEFQTRFETLLDNSHIGSSRADMHFRAANKQLHEALQVDSGLARRLGLSLEEVASLPTSRKPPPGYTWHHHQDVGRMQLITDSAHDLAKPHTGGMAIWGGGY from the coding sequence ATGGTGGCGCATGACTACCAGCAATGGTGCACACAGAGGGGACGTGGCGCGGATTGCCTGTCCCTTTTGAGCATGGATTTACATCTGGACGAGGACGAGCGGACGGACATGGCTCTGATGCTCGCGTTCGAGAATCTTTGGCCAGGCGTCGAGGCGGCGGTGAAAGCCTCTATAGACCCGGATCAACTCAGGGCCGCGATCTTTACCTCGCTCTCTCTGTACCTGGGACTGCTCCTGCTTCCAGAGCCCACCTCGAAACTGATCGCGGTGTCGATGACAGGTGTTCTCCTGGCATACCTGGGGGCGGACACCCTTGTCAGTCTCGTGGAAGGGTACAGACAGCTCAAGGCCGATGCATTGAGAGCACGTAGCTTCAGCGAGCTGCGAGCCGCGGGGGAACACTACGGCCAGATCATCGGCGTCCGGGTCGGACAGGTGTTGGTCATGGTGGCGACAGCGGCAATAGGCTGGGGCAGCCAGATGACCATGAAAGGACCAGGACTGCCTGGATTCGGGTACGCGGCGCAATGGTTGAAGTCTGAAACGGGATTGAACCTGGCGCGAGTGACGAGCGAACTCAGCACGGTCCTGGTCGCTCGGCCTGGAATCACTTTAACGTTGACGGCTCCAGTGGCGTACATGGCCACGCGGGGCGTCCACGGCGATGCCGACTCGCAGTCCGGGGAAATGAACGCTCGTCCAGGTCGGCCAACGCGGACCGAGGAATGGCGAAAGCCGAGGTTGACGGAAGACGGTTATGTTCTTCCGTACAAGGGAACCCGCAGTCCACCGGACCCCATCGTCAATCTGGGTCGGAATCGGGCAGGCAAGACTCTCACGAACGGCAAGGACACCGTCCGTTTCGATGAAGACGGCTTCGCGGAGTTCCAGACCCGTTTTGAAACACTCCTCGATAACAGCCATATCGGAAGCAGTCGTGCGGACATGCACTTCCGAGCCGCCAACAAACAACTCCACGAGGCGCTCCAGGTCGATTCTGGGTTGGCGAGGCGCTTGGGGTTGTCCTTGGAAGAAGTCGCTTCGCTCCCCACGAGCCGGAAGCCGCCCCCTGGATACACCTGGCATCACCACCAAGATGTTGGCCGGATGCAACTCATCACCGACAGTGCTCATGACCTCGCGAAGCCACATACTGGGGGCATGGCCATCTGGGGTGGCGGTTACTGA
- the argF gene encoding ornithine carbamoyltransferase codes for MKHFLTLSDMTEADYRALFDRAHALKASRKRKDVVTTLAGRHLVLVFEKASTRTHLSFEAAMYQLGGTVTTLSSASSQIARGETIEDTSRVISGYADCVMFRTFGDDRLNAFAKASTVPVINGLSEGGHPVQILADLFTVEERLGGVKGKTVAFLGDCASNMGRSFVEATCFFGFQLRLGCPEGYRPAAALLAEAGGRVHVTADPVEAVAGADVVVTDVWTSMGQEAESARRMKDLGGFQLDEALLAKAKPGAIVLHCLPAHRGEEISAGVLDGPQSAVWDEAENRMHVQKALLEKLILG; via the coding sequence GTGAAGCACTTCCTCACCCTCTCGGACATGACCGAGGCCGACTACCGTGCCCTCTTCGACCGCGCGCACGCCCTCAAGGCCAGCCGCAAGCGCAAGGACGTGGTGACGACGCTCGCCGGCCGCCACCTGGTGCTGGTGTTCGAGAAGGCCTCGACGCGCACGCACCTGTCCTTCGAGGCGGCCATGTACCAGCTGGGCGGCACGGTGACGACGCTGTCCTCGGCCAGCAGCCAGATCGCCCGCGGCGAGACGATCGAGGACACCTCGCGGGTCATCTCCGGCTACGCGGACTGCGTGATGTTCCGCACCTTCGGGGATGACCGGCTCAACGCCTTCGCCAAGGCCTCGACGGTGCCCGTCATCAACGGCCTGTCCGAGGGCGGCCACCCGGTGCAGATCCTCGCGGACCTGTTCACCGTGGAGGAGCGGCTGGGCGGCGTGAAGGGCAAGACGGTGGCCTTCCTGGGCGACTGCGCGAGCAACATGGGCCGCTCGTTCGTGGAGGCCACGTGCTTCTTCGGCTTCCAGCTGCGCCTGGGCTGTCCCGAGGGCTACCGCCCGGCGGCGGCGCTGCTGGCCGAGGCCGGGGGCCGCGTGCACGTGACGGCGGACCCGGTCGAGGCCGTGGCGGGCGCGGACGTGGTGGTGACGGACGTGTGGACGAGCATGGGCCAGGAGGCCGAGTCCGCCCGGCGCATGAAGGACCTGGGCGGCTTCCAGCTCGACGAGGCGCTGCTGGCCAAGGCGAAGCCCGGGGCCATCGTGCTGCACTGCCTGCCGGCGCACCGCGGCGAGGAGATCTCCGCGGGCGTGCTGGACGGCCCCCAGTCGGCCGTCTGGGACGAGGCGGAGAACCGCATGCACGTGCAGAAGGCCCTGCTGGAGAAGCTCATCCTCGGCTGA
- the argH gene encoding argininosuccinate lyase — protein sequence MTIAKTEASGGTGLHPEVLAFTSSLALDRALLKEDLVGSLAHLTMLSRTRLIPSEDARALRGQLVAIWKAAQAGTLVLADEEDVHMAVEAELTRVLGERAGLLHTARSRNDQVALDLRLHVREKVAQTLEALATLIDGLITRAEAERTTLLPSYTHRQRAQPITLAYQLCGYAAMFSRDVDALGFVLGGADVLPLGVGAIGGTSLPIDREVTRELLRFSRITTNGLDTVGDRDFALDFTYAAMRSLLHASRVATDFFDFASPEFGFVKLDGEIACGSSMMPQKRNPDVFELIRGKAGRAVGNLTNLAVLVKGLPGGYNRDLQEDRQVLLETGPMLTSVLSMLHLALGKVHFDRARCLAAVESDYMQATDVAEALAMKGIPFRTAYKATGALVRACQEKGLPLSQVTLELAQSVDPRFDADVLKSADPRLAVERKANAGGTGPGSVEKQLVELKTHAARAREMAHSIPRLASLFDALQEAAL from the coding sequence GTGACGATTGCCAAGACGGAGGCCTCTGGCGGCACTGGCCTCCACCCCGAGGTGCTGGCGTTCACCAGCTCGCTGGCGCTCGACCGCGCCCTCCTCAAGGAGGACCTGGTCGGCAGCCTCGCCCACCTCACCATGCTGTCGCGCACCCGCCTCATCCCCTCGGAGGACGCGCGCGCCCTGCGGGGCCAGCTCGTGGCCATCTGGAAGGCCGCCCAGGCGGGCACGCTCGTGCTCGCCGACGAGGAGGACGTGCACATGGCCGTGGAGGCGGAGCTCACGCGCGTGCTTGGCGAGCGCGCGGGCCTCCTGCACACGGCGCGCTCGCGCAACGATCAGGTGGCGCTCGACCTGCGCCTGCACGTGCGCGAGAAGGTGGCCCAGACGCTCGAGGCGCTGGCCACGCTCATCGACGGGCTCATCACCCGCGCCGAGGCCGAGCGCACCACGCTCCTGCCCTCCTACACCCACCGCCAGCGCGCGCAGCCCATCACCCTCGCCTACCAGCTGTGTGGCTACGCGGCCATGTTCAGCCGGGACGTGGACGCGCTGGGCTTCGTGCTGGGGGGCGCGGACGTGTTGCCCCTGGGCGTGGGCGCCATCGGTGGCACGTCGCTGCCCATCGACCGCGAGGTGACGCGCGAGCTGCTGCGCTTCTCCCGCATCACCACCAACGGCCTGGACACCGTGGGAGACCGGGACTTCGCCCTGGACTTCACCTACGCGGCCATGCGCTCGCTCTTGCACGCGAGCCGCGTGGCCACGGACTTCTTCGACTTCGCCTCGCCCGAGTTCGGCTTCGTGAAGCTGGACGGGGAGATCGCCTGCGGCTCCAGCATGATGCCGCAGAAGCGCAACCCGGACGTCTTCGAGCTGATCCGCGGCAAGGCCGGGCGCGCGGTGGGCAACCTCACCAACCTGGCGGTGCTCGTGAAGGGCCTGCCGGGCGGCTACAACCGCGACCTGCAGGAGGATCGGCAGGTGCTCTTGGAGACGGGCCCGATGCTCACGAGCGTGCTGTCCATGCTGCACCTGGCGCTCGGCAAGGTGCACTTCGACCGGGCGCGGTGCCTGGCCGCGGTGGAGTCGGACTACATGCAGGCCACGGACGTGGCCGAGGCGCTGGCGATGAAGGGCATCCCCTTCCGCACGGCGTACAAGGCCACCGGGGCGCTCGTGCGCGCGTGCCAGGAGAAGGGCCTGCCCCTGTCCCAGGTGACGCTGGAGCTGGCCCAGTCGGTGGACCCCCGCTTCGACGCGGACGTGCTCAAGAGCGCCGACCCCCGGCTCGCCGTGGAGCGCAAGGCCAACGCGGGCGGCACCGGCCCCGGCTCGGTGGAGAAGCAGTTGGTGGAGCTCAAGACCCACGCGGCGCGGGCGCGGGAGATGGCACACTCCATCCCCCGTCTCGCGTCCCTCTTCGACGCACTGCAGGAGGCAGCCCTGTGA
- the argR gene encoding arginine repressor, which translates to MRNNGDKAARQEAIRRIIRAHAVGTQEELGQLLTREGFDVTQATLSRDLAQLGAMRVSLPEGGTVYGLADAPPPEGEARLLELGELILSLGDNEMLVVVRTRPGSAPVVASAIDHARLPECLGTLAGDDTIFVAPTRGHSTRTLNRKLKAFFGKEDSP; encoded by the coding sequence ATGCGCAACAACGGGGACAAGGCGGCGCGCCAGGAGGCCATCCGGCGCATCATCCGCGCGCACGCGGTGGGCACCCAGGAGGAGCTGGGCCAGTTGCTCACGCGCGAGGGCTTCGACGTGACGCAGGCCACGCTCTCGCGCGACCTGGCGCAGCTGGGCGCCATGCGCGTGTCCCTGCCCGAGGGCGGCACCGTCTATGGCCTCGCCGACGCCCCTCCCCCCGAGGGCGAGGCCCGGCTCCTGGAGCTCGGGGAGCTCATCCTCTCGCTGGGGGACAACGAGATGCTGGTGGTGGTGCGCACCCGCCCGGGCTCCGCGCCCGTGGTGGCGTCGGCCATCGACCATGCGCGCCTGCCCGAGTGCCTGGGCACCCTCGCCGGAGACGACACCATTTTCGTGGCGCCCACCCGGGGCCACTCCACCCGCACGCTGAACCGGAAGTTGAAAGCCTTCTTCGGAAAGGAAGACTCGCCGTGA
- the argJ gene encoding bifunctional glutamate N-acetyltransferase/amino-acid acetyltransferase ArgJ, with the protein MRVPLGFSFSGLHAGLKPKRKDVALVYSDTPCAAAGCFTANKARAAPVQDAEGRLPADGIRAVLVNSGNANALTGAAGLAAVRTLREELGRVLGVPGAAVLCASTGVIGHPLPVPMLRAVLAPLKDALRPEGDAAAEAIMTTDTRPKQVWRSLSVEGREVTVSAIFKGSGMMHPSLATVIALITTDCAISPPALARALREAVSASFNSLTVDGDMSPNDTVYALANGRAGNPVLSEPGPALEAFTATLAEMCQDMAREIAADGEGATKLLEVEVTGAPSQAIAQDLARAVAGSTLVKAAVFGADPNWGRVLATVGARAGTQGYAVDPYPARVIIQGIRVYEGEPKPYETDHLKARMREPEVRIEVHLTAGEASAVAWGCDLSYDYVKINADYTSLIVSKPDGGVGTDNRLANYSPAFKTTLLVESLSYISRFRGKRCVIRYGGAAMVKESLKHAFCRDIELLRAAGLQPIIVHGGGPELTRTLDKLGLRQEGALITDATGLKVVEMVLSGSVNSELVTLLNNMGDRAVGLSGKDGAMIRARRMTGDDAHSQEHVGEVTRINSEFLEMLLGQGYVPVISPVGLGEDGLTYDLGSDAVAAEVAKALKAHKLVYLHDAPGILEGEELFSELTATQLQKRLESGAFTGSMRTRARMAIKAIGGGVERVHVIDGRVPHSLIAELFTDKGVGTLVTA; encoded by the coding sequence GTGAGGGTGCCGCTCGGCTTCTCCTTCTCCGGACTGCACGCCGGCCTCAAGCCCAAGCGCAAGGACGTGGCGCTCGTCTACAGCGACACGCCCTGCGCCGCCGCCGGCTGCTTCACCGCCAACAAGGCCCGGGCCGCCCCGGTGCAGGACGCCGAGGGCCGCCTGCCCGCGGACGGCATCCGCGCGGTGCTGGTCAACTCGGGCAACGCCAACGCGCTCACCGGCGCCGCGGGCCTCGCGGCCGTGCGCACGCTGCGCGAGGAGCTGGGCCGGGTGCTCGGCGTGCCGGGCGCCGCCGTGCTCTGCGCCTCCACGGGCGTCATCGGCCACCCGTTGCCGGTGCCCATGCTGCGCGCGGTGCTCGCGCCGCTCAAGGACGCCCTGCGCCCGGAGGGCGACGCCGCCGCCGAGGCCATCATGACCACGGACACGCGACCCAAGCAGGTGTGGCGCTCGCTGTCCGTGGAGGGCCGCGAGGTGACCGTCTCCGCCATCTTCAAGGGCTCGGGGATGATGCACCCGTCGCTCGCCACGGTCATCGCCCTCATCACCACCGACTGCGCCATCTCGCCCCCAGCGCTCGCCCGGGCGCTGCGCGAGGCGGTGTCCGCCTCCTTCAACAGCCTCACGGTGGACGGGGACATGAGCCCCAACGACACCGTGTACGCCCTGGCCAACGGCCGGGCGGGCAACCCCGTCCTCTCCGAGCCGGGCCCCGCGCTCGAGGCCTTCACCGCCACGCTCGCGGAGATGTGCCAGGACATGGCGCGGGAGATCGCCGCCGACGGCGAGGGCGCCACCAAGCTCCTGGAGGTGGAGGTCACCGGAGCGCCCAGTCAAGCCATCGCGCAGGACCTGGCGCGCGCGGTGGCGGGCTCCACGCTCGTCAAGGCGGCGGTGTTCGGCGCGGATCCCAACTGGGGCCGGGTGCTGGCCACGGTGGGCGCGCGCGCCGGCACCCAGGGCTACGCGGTGGACCCCTACCCGGCCCGGGTCATCATCCAGGGCATCCGCGTCTACGAGGGTGAGCCCAAGCCCTACGAGACGGATCACCTCAAGGCGCGCATGCGCGAGCCCGAGGTGCGCATCGAGGTGCACCTCACCGCGGGCGAGGCCTCGGCCGTGGCCTGGGGGTGCGATCTCTCGTACGACTACGTGAAGATCAACGCGGACTACACCTCGCTCATCGTGTCCAAGCCGGACGGCGGCGTGGGCACGGACAACCGGCTGGCCAACTACAGCCCCGCGTTCAAGACGACCCTGCTCGTCGAGTCGCTCTCCTACATCTCCCGCTTCCGGGGCAAGCGCTGCGTCATCCGCTACGGCGGCGCCGCCATGGTGAAGGAGTCGCTCAAGCACGCCTTCTGCCGCGACATCGAGCTGCTGCGCGCCGCGGGGCTCCAGCCCATCATCGTGCACGGCGGCGGCCCGGAGCTCACCCGCACGCTGGACAAGCTGGGCCTGCGCCAGGAGGGCGCGCTCATCACCGACGCCACGGGCCTCAAGGTGGTGGAGATGGTGCTCTCCGGCTCGGTGAACTCCGAGCTCGTCACCCTGCTCAACAACATGGGCGACCGGGCCGTGGGCCTGTCCGGCAAGGACGGGGCGATGATCCGCGCGCGGCGCATGACCGGGGACGACGCGCACTCGCAGGAGCACGTGGGCGAGGTGACGCGCATCAACAGCGAGTTCCTGGAGATGCTGCTCGGCCAGGGCTACGTGCCCGTCATCTCCCCGGTGGGCCTGGGCGAGGACGGCCTCACGTACGACCTGGGCTCGGACGCGGTGGCCGCCGAGGTGGCCAAGGCGCTCAAGGCCCACAAGCTCGTCTACCTGCACGACGCGCCGGGCATCCTCGAGGGCGAGGAGCTCTTCAGCGAGCTGACGGCCACGCAGCTGCAGAAGCGCCTGGAGTCGGGGGCCTTCACGGGCAGCATGCGCACGCGCGCGCGCATGGCCATCAAGGCCATTGGCGGCGGCGTGGAGCGCGTGCACGTCATCGACGGGCGCGTGCCCCACAGCCTCATCGCCGAGCTCTTCACCGACAAGGGCGTGGGCACGCTCGTCACCGCCTGA
- the argC gene encoding N-acetyl-gamma-glutamyl-phosphate reductase yields MHKAAIGIIGASGYSGVEATHLLAAHERVELRLVTSDRWKGETVGRRLGIQGPVGSLAYAPQDKSLELARECEVVLLATPAETSLELAPGLLAAGVRVIDLSGAFRLRDTAAYPAFYNFAHSAPALLEEAVYGLPELSSRERIAQARLVANPGCYATACALAVAPLLRAGVLEKGSVIFDAASGTTGAGRKGSEDLSFSEVDEDFRAYRVLRHQHTPEIAQTLAGVAGHPVPLTFTAHLLPLKRGILVTAYARLAPGATAAQAQAALREAYATSPFLSVETSPDAVSLKGVVGTNRCAVALAVDAGGHDPGRVVVTAAIDNLVKGAAGQAVQNLNLMKGWAETTALASLRSFSP; encoded by the coding sequence ATGCATAAGGCGGCGATCGGCATCATTGGCGCGTCCGGCTACTCCGGCGTCGAGGCGACCCATCTCCTGGCGGCCCACGAGCGCGTGGAACTGCGCCTGGTGACGAGTGACCGGTGGAAGGGCGAGACGGTGGGCCGGCGCCTGGGCATCCAGGGTCCGGTGGGGAGCCTGGCCTACGCGCCCCAGGACAAGAGCCTGGAGCTGGCGCGCGAGTGCGAGGTGGTGCTGCTGGCCACGCCCGCCGAGACGTCGCTGGAGCTGGCGCCAGGGCTGCTCGCCGCGGGCGTGCGCGTCATCGACCTGTCGGGGGCCTTCCGGCTGCGCGACACGGCCGCCTACCCCGCCTTCTACAACTTCGCCCACTCGGCGCCCGCGCTCCTGGAGGAGGCCGTCTACGGCCTGCCGGAGCTGTCCTCGCGCGAGCGCATCGCCCAGGCGCGGCTGGTGGCCAACCCGGGCTGCTACGCCACCGCGTGCGCGCTGGCCGTGGCGCCGCTCTTGCGCGCGGGGGTGCTGGAGAAGGGCTCGGTCATCTTCGACGCCGCCTCGGGCACCACGGGCGCGGGCCGCAAGGGCTCGGAGGACCTGAGCTTCAGCGAGGTGGACGAGGACTTCCGCGCCTACCGGGTGCTGCGCCACCAGCACACCCCGGAGATCGCCCAGACGCTCGCGGGCGTGGCGGGCCACCCGGTGCCGCTCACCTTCACCGCGCACCTGTTGCCGCTCAAGCGCGGCATCCTCGTCACCGCCTACGCGCGCCTGGCCCCCGGCGCCACCGCCGCCCAGGCCCAGGCCGCCCTGCGCGAGGCCTATGCCACAAGTCCCTTCCTCTCCGTGGAGACCTCGCCGGACGCGGTGAGCCTCAAGGGCGTGGTGGGCACCAACCGCTGCGCCGTGGCGCTCGCGGTGGACGCGGGCGGGCATGATCCCGGCCGGGTGGTGGTGACGGCCGCCATCGACAACCTGGTCAAGGGCGCCGCGGGCCAGGCGGTGCAGAACCTCAACCTGATGAAGGGCTGGGCGGAGACGACGGCCCTGGCCTCGCTGCGGAGCTTCTCGCCGTGA
- a CDS encoding prenyltransferase, whose translation MGFGLLAADIHGARPLQLCLAFLLFSLCCSTLSIVLDDIEGFRDGVDQMQVLTAKRNISKPLLTGELTLPEAWMAAGALVLLAALVATGLVWLTPAPTAITLGLLMVTMAGVIQYSWGTKLSYRGLGEPVVIFGAAMTVLLPVWLLRGHLDSATLWVALMSGIPYAAQIAISNAVDYEGDKRSGRRTLTVMVGPEQAPWIALVFISLFWALFVAGLVTRTLPLAALAWVVLLPNHARILHGAFAGRYAESRLLSFQTIRLQIGVSCLSLAAGAMLG comes from the coding sequence ATGGGCTTTGGCTTGCTGGCCGCGGACATCCACGGGGCGAGGCCCCTGCAACTGTGCCTGGCCTTCCTGCTGTTCAGCCTGTGCTGCTCCACGCTGTCGATCGTCCTGGACGACATCGAGGGCTTTCGCGATGGCGTGGACCAGATGCAGGTGCTGACCGCGAAGCGGAACATCTCCAAGCCCCTGCTCACCGGCGAGCTGACCCTGCCGGAGGCGTGGATGGCCGCGGGCGCCCTCGTCTTGCTGGCCGCGCTCGTCGCCACGGGGCTCGTGTGGCTCACGCCCGCCCCCACGGCGATCACGTTGGGGCTGTTGATGGTGACGATGGCCGGGGTGATTCAATACTCGTGGGGCACCAAGCTGTCCTACCGGGGACTGGGTGAGCCAGTGGTCATCTTCGGCGCCGCGATGACCGTGCTGCTGCCGGTGTGGCTGCTGCGGGGCCATCTGGACTCGGCCACGCTGTGGGTGGCCCTCATGAGCGGCATTCCCTACGCCGCGCAGATCGCCATCTCCAACGCGGTGGACTACGAGGGAGACAAGCGCAGCGGGCGACGCACCCTCACGGTGATGGTGGGGCCGGAGCAGGCGCCGTGGATCGCGCTCGTCTTCATCTCGCTGTTCTGGGCGCTCTTCGTGGCGGGACTCGTCACGCGGACGTTGCCGCTGGCGGCCCTCGCGTGGGTGGTGCTGCTGCCCAACCACGCGCGCATCCTGCACGGAGCGTTCGCGGGACGGTACGCGGAGTCCCGGCTGCTGTCCTTCCAGACGATCCGGCTCCAGATCGGCGTGTCGTGCCTGTCGTTGGCGGCCGGAGCGATGCTCGGTTAG
- a CDS encoding cytochrome P450, whose amino-acid sequence MRAPRALRPPGPRALPVLGSLVDYTRDPLGFLDACVRDHGDVVGFELLGTPNFFLQRPEHIEHVLVTRNRNYIKEPFQRELLGGRLLGKGLATSEGEAWLRQRRLMQPAFHRQRIAGYGQVMAGFARQQLEAWRDGEIRDVNADMMRLTLGIAVKTLFGLELHGAEESAGPSLARIMDHFSQMQAFLFPEWLPTPENLRFRAAVQRLDTFVFSVIQQRRAAGGGAEDLLSLLLEARDEDGQRLSDPEVRDEVMTLLIAGHETTSLALTFCLHLLAHHPEAEAALHQELDTVLAGRPPGMEDLAALPFTEAVVKEALRLYPPAWTLGREALEDDEIGGWHIPRGAVVSANPWTVHRDARLYEEPLAFRPQRWRDGLEQRLPRFAWFPFGGGPRLCIGVSFAMMETRLVLATLAQRFRFESVPGEETVALLASISLRPKSGVRVRLRARGPSA is encoded by the coding sequence ATGCGCGCACCGCGAGCCCTCCGCCCCCCCGGTCCCCGAGCCCTGCCCGTGCTCGGCTCCCTCGTCGACTACACGCGGGATCCCCTGGGCTTCCTCGATGCGTGTGTGCGCGACCACGGGGACGTGGTGGGCTTCGAGCTGCTGGGCACGCCCAACTTCTTCCTCCAGCGGCCCGAGCACATCGAGCACGTGCTCGTCACCCGCAACCGCAACTACATCAAGGAGCCCTTCCAGCGCGAGCTGCTCGGGGGACGGCTGCTCGGCAAGGGCCTGGCCACCAGCGAGGGCGAGGCGTGGCTGCGGCAGCGGCGGCTGATGCAGCCCGCCTTCCACCGCCAGCGCATCGCGGGCTACGGCCAGGTGATGGCCGGGTTCGCCCGCCAACAGCTCGAGGCGTGGCGGGACGGCGAGATTCGCGACGTCAACGCGGACATGATGCGGCTGACGCTCGGCATCGCCGTGAAGACCCTGTTCGGCCTGGAGCTGCACGGCGCCGAGGAGTCCGCGGGCCCGTCCCTGGCGCGGATCATGGATCACTTCTCCCAGATGCAGGCGTTCCTCTTCCCCGAGTGGCTGCCCACGCCGGAGAACCTCCGCTTCCGGGCGGCGGTCCAGCGCCTGGACACGTTCGTCTTCAGCGTCATCCAGCAGCGGCGCGCGGCGGGCGGCGGCGCGGAGGATCTCCTGTCGCTGCTGCTCGAGGCCCGGGACGAGGACGGCCAGCGCCTGAGCGACCCGGAGGTGCGCGACGAGGTGATGACCCTGCTCATCGCGGGGCACGAGACCACGTCCCTGGCGCTCACCTTCTGTCTGCATCTGCTGGCGCACCACCCCGAGGCCGAGGCCGCGCTGCACCAGGAGTTGGACACGGTGCTCGCCGGGCGGCCGCCCGGGATGGAGGACCTGGCCGCCCTGCCCTTCACCGAGGCCGTGGTGAAGGAAGCGCTGCGGCTCTACCCGCCCGCGTGGACCCTGGGCCGCGAGGCGCTCGAGGACGACGAGATTGGCGGCTGGCACATTCCCCGGGGCGCGGTGGTGAGCGCCAACCCGTGGACGGTGCACCGCGATGCGCGCCTGTACGAGGAGCCGCTCGCCTTCCGGCCCCAGCGCTGGCGCGACGGCCTGGAGCAGCGCCTGCCGCGCTTCGCCTGGTTTCCCTTTGGCGGGGGCCCGCGGCTGTGCATCGGCGTGAGCTTCGCGATGATGGAGACGCGCCTGGTGCTGGCCACGCTCGCCCAGCGCTTCCGCTTCGAGTCCGTGCCGGGCGAGGAGACGGTGGCGCTGCTGGCCTCCATCTCCCTGCGGCCCAAGAGCGGCGTACGGGTGCGGCTGCGCGCGCGCGGCCCCAGCGCCTAA